Proteins co-encoded in one Chroococcidiopsis sp. TS-821 genomic window:
- a CDS encoding ABC transporter substrate-binding protein: MSMSNHSHWTRRQALSLFTGFAGSLALHACTQQSGTLSNTSSTTNQVSATSGSTLWIGYTPLYIALEKGFFQENGLNLNFRDFSSATDAMAAFGAGRLDSQAVVTSEAVSLAAKGVDYRIIMAADNSLGGDGILARNSITSIADFKGKEVAVEVGGVSHFFLLQVLKEAGLSGDDVKLINVTPDAAAAAYQAGRTEIAVTYSPFLQKADQAQPDGRIIYDTSKMPTAIVDVYLFGTRFIEANPNAVTGFIRGILQAREFMETNRDEALAIAGKRLQLTPQEVEEQLKGVRLIDLPTNLEMLGNPQSDMYLLDHMNDLSQFLVSQKQIPQAPDLSNILEPRFLREVQA, translated from the coding sequence ATGAGTATGAGTAATCATTCGCATTGGACGCGCCGTCAAGCATTGTCATTATTCACAGGATTTGCAGGAAGTTTGGCGCTACACGCGTGTACTCAGCAATCAGGAACGCTATCTAACACATCATCTACGACAAACCAAGTTTCGGCGACGTCAGGAAGTACGCTGTGGATTGGTTATACGCCTTTGTATATTGCATTAGAGAAAGGCTTTTTTCAAGAAAACGGGTTAAACCTCAATTTTAGAGATTTTAGTTCAGCTACCGATGCGATGGCGGCTTTTGGCGCAGGACGACTTGACAGTCAAGCCGTCGTTACTTCTGAAGCTGTATCTTTAGCTGCTAAAGGCGTAGACTATCGCATTATTATGGCAGCGGATAACTCGCTAGGCGGCGATGGAATTTTAGCGCGTAATAGTATTACTAGTATTGCTGACTTTAAAGGCAAAGAAGTTGCTGTCGAAGTTGGCGGAGTCAGTCATTTCTTCTTACTTCAAGTATTGAAAGAAGCAGGCTTGAGTGGTGATGATGTCAAACTGATAAACGTCACTCCTGATGCAGCAGCGGCGGCGTATCAAGCAGGAAGAACCGAGATTGCGGTGACTTATTCACCATTCTTGCAAAAAGCCGATCAAGCGCAGCCAGACGGCAGAATTATTTACGATACTTCTAAAATGCCAACCGCGATTGTGGATGTGTATTTATTTGGTACGAGGTTCATCGAAGCAAACCCCAACGCTGTGACAGGTTTTATTCGAGGAATTTTGCAGGCGCGCGAATTTATGGAAACAAACCGCGATGAAGCACTAGCGATCGCAGGTAAACGCTTGCAACTCACACCCCAAGAAGTCGAAGAACAACTCAAAGGCGTCAGACTCATCGATTTACCAACGAACTTAGAAATGCTGGGTAATCCCCAAAGTGATATGTATTTACTCGACCACATGAACGACTTGTCACAATTTCTCGTTTCCCAAAAACAAATTCCTCAAGCCCCCGATTTGAGTAATATCCTAGAACCAAGATTTTTACGCGAAGTGCAAGCATAA
- a CDS encoding ABC transporter substrate-binding protein/permease has product MKKLRLLFTLSLAAIVALIIVVSDSINNKLAAQSQYAGRTLVMVTSADYPPYEFRDTAAGSEIIGFDIDIANYIARELGFELKIQDTDFNGIIPALQSQRADFAMAGMTPTEERRQNVDFSDIYYEAKNTIVALQGSNLREPEDLAGKRVGVQLGSIQETTAREFENVTVVPLNRTGEIIQEVKARRVDAAIIEDTIARGFVANNPDLEFNTIDAGEGGSAIAFPRGSPLVDDFNRVLRQMQSSGEMERLVNKWFGGEPETTATANDSPFSFAQIAPSIPFILRGILITLQFTALSAIFGFIWGTILSLFKISTFKPLVWFATAYTSIFRGTPLLLQIALVYYATPQITGYNIPALLAGVITFTLNSGAYISETIRGGILAVDKGQREAALSLGVPYQPMMLDIILPQAIKNILPALVNESIALLKDSALVSTIGVADLLRRAQIVGAERYIYFEPLIVAGVIYYLMVMSLTWGGYALERRLQRSS; this is encoded by the coding sequence ATGAAAAAACTTAGGCTATTATTTACACTTTCACTAGCAGCAATCGTTGCTTTAATTATCGTCGTCAGTGATAGCATAAATAACAAACTTGCTGCTCAATCACAATACGCTGGGCGCACTTTGGTGATGGTAACATCAGCCGATTACCCGCCTTACGAGTTTAGAGATACAGCCGCCGGTAGTGAAATCATTGGTTTTGATATTGACATTGCCAATTATATTGCCCGCGAACTAGGGTTTGAATTAAAAATTCAAGATACAGACTTTAATGGTATAATTCCAGCGCTACAATCGCAAAGAGCAGATTTTGCGATGGCGGGAATGACACCAACAGAGGAACGCCGACAAAATGTAGATTTTTCTGATATTTATTACGAAGCGAAGAATACAATTGTTGCACTTCAAGGTAGTAATTTACGAGAACCTGAAGATTTAGCAGGCAAAAGAGTCGGCGTTCAACTCGGTTCGATTCAAGAAACGACAGCAAGAGAATTTGAAAATGTTACTGTTGTACCGCTGAATCGCACTGGTGAGATCATTCAAGAAGTCAAGGCAAGACGTGTTGATGCAGCAATTATTGAAGATACGATCGCTAGAGGTTTTGTTGCAAATAACCCTGACTTAGAATTTAACACGATTGATGCGGGCGAAGGCGGTTCGGCGATCGCATTTCCTCGCGGTTCTCCTTTGGTTGATGACTTTAACCGCGTCTTGCGACAAATGCAAAGCAGTGGAGAAATGGAAAGGTTAGTCAACAAGTGGTTTGGCGGCGAACCTGAAACAACTGCAACAGCGAATGATTCTCCATTTTCTTTTGCCCAAATCGCGCCGAGTATTCCCTTTATTTTACGCGGCATTTTAATAACATTACAGTTCACTGCTTTATCCGCAATTTTTGGGTTTATTTGGGGAACAATTCTTTCCCTATTTAAAATCTCCACTTTTAAACCATTAGTTTGGTTTGCAACGGCTTACACGTCAATTTTTCGCGGTACGCCGTTACTGTTGCAAATTGCTTTAGTTTACTACGCCACGCCCCAAATTACTGGATACAACATTCCTGCACTATTAGCTGGGGTAATTACATTTACCCTTAATTCGGGTGCGTATATTTCTGAAACAATTCGCGGTGGTATTCTGGCAGTTGATAAAGGACAACGCGAGGCAGCGCTTTCTTTAGGTGTTCCTTATCAACCAATGATGTTAGATATTATCCTACCTCAGGCAATCAAAAATATTTTGCCTGCATTGGTAAACGAAAGTATCGCGTTACTGAAAGATTCAGCTTTAGTTTCGACAATCGGTGTAGCAGATTTATTGCGTCGCGCTCAAATTGTTGGTGCAGAAAGGTATATATACTTTGAACCGCTGATCGTAGCTGGCGTTATTTACTACTTGATGGTAATGAGTTTAACTTGGGGGGGCTATGCGCTTGAAAGAAGATTACAACGTAGCAGTTGA
- a CDS encoding amino acid ABC transporter ATP-binding protein — MRLKEDYNVAVDVAVDVEDLHKSFGNLKVLRGISTKVNKGEVVAIIGPSGSGKSTFLRCMNLLETPTSGKIYIDGVDITSRKCDIMKVRQNVGMVFQHFHLFPHMTVLENVTYAPTKVKHVDKEVARQEALDLLTKVGLAEKANVYPAKLSGGQKQRVAIARSLAMKPQVMLFDEPTSALDPEMVKEVLEVMKDLTQTGITMAIVTHEMGFAREVAHRILFLDEGRLAEDATPKQFFSNPQCDRAKQFLEKML; from the coding sequence ATGCGCTTGAAAGAAGATTACAACGTAGCAGTTGATGTTGCGGTTGATGTAGAAGATTTACATAAATCCTTTGGCAATCTAAAAGTTTTACGCGGCATTTCTACTAAAGTTAATAAAGGCGAAGTTGTTGCCATTATTGGTCCTAGTGGTTCAGGAAAATCAACTTTCTTGCGCTGCATGAATTTATTAGAAACACCAACATCAGGGAAGATTTACATTGATGGTGTCGATATTACATCGCGCAAATGCGATATCATGAAAGTTCGCCAAAATGTAGGAATGGTGTTTCAGCACTTTCATTTGTTTCCGCACATGACGGTGCTAGAAAATGTCACGTATGCGCCTACTAAAGTTAAGCACGTTGATAAAGAGGTGGCGCGACAAGAAGCGCTGGATTTACTCACTAAAGTAGGATTAGCAGAGAAAGCAAATGTTTATCCTGCTAAACTATCAGGAGGACAAAAACAACGTGTCGCGATCGCGCGGTCTTTAGCAATGAAACCGCAAGTAATGCTATTTGATGAACCAACTTCTGCACTCGATCCTGAAATGGTGAAAGAAGTGTTAGAGGTGATGAAAGACTTAACGCAAACAGGCATTACAATGGCAATTGTAACGCATGAAATGGGCTTTGCCAGAGAAGTCGCGCACCGAATTTTATTTCTAGATGAAGGGCGTTTAGCTGAAGATGCAACTCCGAAGCAGTTTTTTAGCAATCCGCAGTGCGATCGCGCGAAACAATTTCTCGAAAAAATGCTGTAA
- a CDS encoding Uma2 family endonuclease yields the protein MQTQQHYYTPEEYLAQEEVAAFRSEYRDGEIVPMTGGSINHNQIAGNVYAFLKFMLRQTDFKPYIGDLRLWIPRYRQYTYPDVFLIQGQPIFQDQRTDVILNPCFIVEVLSKSTKDRDRTDKFRYYRSIPEFQEYILINQYEIEIEQYLKSDRDSWLFRAYESDTEKIFFASINVEMTIAEIYENVNFNLADTQG from the coding sequence ATGCAAACTCAACAACATTACTACACTCCCGAAGAATATTTGGCACAAGAGGAAGTTGCAGCGTTTCGCAGCGAATACCGCGATGGAGAAATTGTGCCGATGACGGGTGGGTCGATTAACCATAATCAGATTGCAGGAAACGTTTATGCTTTTTTGAAGTTTATGCTTCGCCAAACTGATTTCAAGCCATATATTGGCGACCTGCGGTTATGGATTCCTCGTTATCGGCAGTATACTTATCCTGATGTATTTTTAATACAAGGTCAACCTATTTTTCAAGACCAACGTACAGATGTAATATTGAATCCTTGCTTTATCGTTGAAGTCTTATCCAAATCAACAAAAGATCGCGACAGAACTGATAAATTTCGCTATTATCGTTCCATACCAGAGTTTCAAGAATATATACTAATTAATCAATACGAGATTGAAATTGAGCAATATCTAAAATCCGATCGAGATTCTTGGCTATTTCGCGCTTATGAATCTGATACAGAAAAAATCTTTTTTGCTTCAATCAATGTAGAAATGACAATTGCAGAAATCTACGAAAACGTTAACTTTAATTTAGCAGATACACAAGGGTAA